GTGAGCCAGATTCGGGCCGGCAAGAACATTTCGCTAGCCGAGTACCAGTCGGGCGTAAAAGAATCGCTCTCCAACGCCGTAACGCCCTCGACCCGCTACTTAGAAAGCGGCAACTACCTGAAGCTCTCCAACCTGACGCTCTCCTACTCTGTGGGCGATGTGGCCGGGGTATTCAAAGGCCTGAATGTGTACGCCATCGGGCAGAACTTATTACTTTTCACTCACTATCGTGGTTTCGACCCCGAAGTGAACACCAACAAGGCTAACGGCGTGGTGCCCTCGGCTGGCATCGACTACACGGGTTATCCCTCGGCCCGCACGTTCACGTTCGGCTTCAACTTCTCGCTGTAATCCCACCCAAGCTTTTATCTAGATATGAAAAAGACCCTAAGTGCAGCCGCCCTGCTAGCTATGCTGCAGTTGGCCAATAGCTGCAAGATTAACGAAGACCTGCAGGGTACCGCCACCTCCGACCAGGCGGCTACCGGCAACGCTTCGTCGCTACTCGACGGCGTTTACAACTCAATGCGCTCCCCTTTTCAGGGCGCTACGCAAGTGTTTGCCCTTTCGGAGGTAACTACCGACGAGCGCCTGATGCCGACCCGCGCCGGCGACTGGGACGATAACGGGGTGTGGCGGCAGCTGCACCAGCATACCTGGGACGCCAACCACAGCCAGGTGCGCGACGCCTACGCCAATCTGGGTGGTATCGTGTTTGCGGCCACCGATATGCTGCAAACTAAGTTTGCCGCTACGGCGACCCAGCAGGCGCAAGCGCGCTTCCTACGTGCTTTTGCCATGTACTGGACGCTTGACCTCTACGACCAGGTGCCGTACCGGGAGCCGGGTGAGCTGGTATCGACCAACGCCCAAGTACGTAAAGGCTCGGCCGCGCTCGACTATATCATTGCGGAAGTAACCGCCGCGCTGCCCAACCTGCCCGATGCGCCCGCTAGCCGGGCTACCAAGGATGCAGCCCGTTGCCTACTCATGAAGTGCTACCTCAACCGGGGGGTTTACTCCAACCGGCAGACGCCGACCTTTGCTGCGGCCGATATGAACATGGTCGTGACCCTAGCCGACCAGATTATCAGCAGCGGGCGCTATACGTTCGCGAAGAACTACTTCGACAATTTCGCGCCCGATAACACCAATATTGGTACGGAAAATATTTTCACCGAGCTCAATATCGGGGGCGTCAGCAGCGGGGCGCAGTATGATTTGTGGCGCTTTATCTCGCACTACAACATGAACCCCAGTGGCTATAACGGCCCCTGCGCCTTGCCTAGCTTCTACAATAAATACGAGGCATCAGACCTGCGTCGGGGGCAGGTATACTCGTACACAAACGGTCCTGCTAACCCTGGCCAGCACGTCAACGTGGGTTACCTCATCGGGCAGCAGTATAGCCTGCTGACTGGTGCAGCCCTAACCGACCGCCTAGGGAATCCGCTTTCCTTCACCGCCTCGGTAAATATCATAGAAACCGGTGCCAACCTTGAGGTAACCGGCATCCGCCCTATGAAGTATCCTCCCGACTTCACTAACAACGGCGCAGGTACTATCGATAACGATATGGTGCACTTCCGCCTGCCCGACGTTATTCTAATGAAGGCTGAGGCCATTATGCGCGGGGCTACGGGCACCACGGCCGGCTCCTACGGCAGCACGCCGCTGGCGCTGGTTAATTCCGTCCGCACGCATCCTACCCGTGCGGCCAGCGCGCTTGCCAGCGTGAGCCTCACCGACATCTACGACGAGCGCGGCCGTGAGCTGTACCTGGAGCTGTGGCGCCGCCAGGATATGGTACGCTTCGGTAAGTTCTTGGGCCCTATTGAGCAAGGCCCCACGAGTTCAGACCCCAAATACCTGATTTTCCCGATTCCGAACCAGCAACTGGCCGTGAATCCCAACCTTACTCAGAACCCTGGGTATTAACAGGTAAGCGCTAGGCCCGAAAGCAGCAGCGGTTGGCAGTAGCCGGCCGCTGCTCTTTTTTTGAGCTTAGCGGCTAGCCTGCCGGTTACTTTTTACGCTGCTTATTACATCTTCCTTATGCATACCAAAAACCTGTGGGCCGCCGCGCTTCTGCTGCTGGCCGGCCCGGCCCTAGCCCAGCCGGCCGCCCAGCCCACGCCGCGCCGGCTGTATCCCGGCTTATTCGAAGCCGTTCAGCTGGGCCGGGTGTATCCCGATGGCAAAACCTTCGTGGATATGCTGCCCACCGCCGCGCCGGCCGCCGTACTGGCCGCCTACGCCAAGGAAAAAGGCCAGCCGGGCTTCGACCTGAAGGCGTTTGCCAAGCGTTACTTCTACCTACCCACCACCGACACGGCGCAGTATCGCAGCAATATCCAGGCCGGCATCCGGGCGCACCTCGACACGCTCTGGACGGTGCTGCGGCGGCCAGCCCAGGCCACCGCGCCGCCCTACTCGTCGCTGCTGCCGCTGCCGCACTCCTACGTGGTGCCGGGCGGGCGCTTCCGGGAGGTGTACTACTGGGACTCGTACTTTACGATGCTCGGGCTGCGCGAGGCGGGCCGGCTGACCCAGGTGCGTGACATGGTTGACAATTTTGCCTACCTGATTGACAAGCTGGGCTTTATTCCCAACGGCAACCGTACCTACTACCTTACCCGCTCGCAGCCGCCCTTCTTTGCCCAGATGGTCGGCCTGCTCGCCACCGGCCCCGACTCGACGGCCGTGCTGACCCGCTACCGCCCCGCGCTGGCCCGCGAATATGCCTACTGGATGGCCGGCGCCGACCAGCTCAAGCCCGGCCAGGCCGACCGCCGCGCCGTGCGCCTGCCCGGCGGCGAGCGCCTGAACCGCTACTGGGACGAGAGCGACCAGCCCCGCGAGGAGTCGTACCGCGAAGACGTGGAAGCCGCCAAGCTCAGCAAGCAGCCGCCCGCCCAATTCTTCCATAATGTGCGCGCCGCCGCCGCCTCGGGCTGGGATTTCAGCACCCGCTGGTTTGGGCCCGCTGGGCAGCTCAGCTCCATTCATACTACTGACTTAGTGCCGGTTGACCTCAACTGCCTGCTGCTGGTGCTGGAGCAAACCCTGGCCCGCGCCAGCCGCGCCGCCGGCCAGCCCGCCGAGGCCAGCCAGTATCGCCAGAAGGCGCTGGCCCGCGCCACTGCCATCCAGCGCTACTGCTGGGATGCGCAGGCCGGCTTTTTTGTCGATTATGACTTACCCCAAAAGAAGCTGGCTAGCATACGTACCCTGGCCGGGGTTTTTCCGCTTACCTACGGCGTGGCCACACCGGCCCAGGCCCGCGCCGTGGCTAGCCGCCTCCAAAGCGAGTTTTTGCGCCCCGGCGGCGTGCTCACTACCACCAATGCCAGCCACCAGCAGTGGGATGCGCCCAACGGCTGGGCGCCCCTGCAATACCTCACGGTGGCCGGCCTGCGCCGCTACCAGCTGCCCGCCCTGGCCGACACCATCGCCCACCGCTGGACGACCCTCAACGTGCGGGTTTTCGGCCGCACCGGCCGGCTGCTGGAAAAATACAACGTGGAAGACTTGAGCCGCACCGCCGGCGGCGGCGAATACCCACTGCAAGACGGTTTCGGCTGGACCAATGGTGTGCTGCTCAAGCTGCTGGATGAGCAACGCAGCCGGGAGCAGCGCCGCAAGTCGCTGTAAGGTTTGCCAAGCGCTGACGAAGAAGGCCGCCGGGCTAAGCTGGTCGAAGCATCTCTACCGCGCGACCCTAGCCGCGTGGTAAAGTGTTTCGCTAAGCTCAGCCCGGCGGCCTATTTTGAGGACTATCAGTATTAGGTAGGATGCAGCCAATCGTGGCGTCGCTAGCCCCTGCTACAGCCCATACTTGCCCAGCAGGTAGATGAGCGCGGCCATGCTGGCGCCGCCCAGTTCCAGCTCGCGGCGGTTTACCTGCTCGAAGGTGTCGAGCACCGAGTGGTGCAGGTCGAAGTAGCGTTGCGAGTCGCAGTCGTAGCCGAAAAGGGCCACCGGGTGCACAGCGGCGGTCAGCGGCTCGATGTCGGTGCCGGCGTGGCCGGGGGTGAGCTGGCCGGATAAGTAAGGGGCCAGCAGCGGCTTCCAGGCCGCCACTTTCTGAAATACAGCGGGCGTAGCTTCCACGTTAAAGCCGCGCGGGGTAAAGCCGCCGCCGTCGCTCTCGATGGCCGCCAGGTGGGTTTCGTGGTTTTGCTTGGCGAGCTCAGCATACTTATCGCCGCCGCGGGTGCCGTTTTCCTCGTTCATGAAGAGCACGGCGCGCACGGTACGCTCGGGGCGCAGCCCGGCGGCCTTGAGCAGGCGCAGGGCCTCAATGCTTTGCACTACGCCGGTACCGTCGTCGTGGGCCCCCTGGGCCAGGTCCCACGAGTCGAGATGGCCGCCCACGGTGATAACCTGCTCGGGATATTTCGAGCCCCGAACTTCGCCCACCACGTTGTAGCTTTTCTCATCGGGCAGTTGCAAGCAGCTCATTTCCAGCTCAAACTCTAGCTTGGGGTCGGCGGCCAGCAACTGGCTGAGCTGGTCGGCGGCCTGGGTGCTGAGGGCGGCGCCGGGCACTTTGGTGGGCGTGTCGCCGTAGTTGGTGGCGCCGGTGTGGGGGTTGTTGTCGCGGGCAGCGGTGAGCGAGCGCACCAAGGCGCCTACCGCGCCGCGCCGGCCGGCCTCGGCGGGGCCCGAGCGACGCTGGTCGCCGGCGCCGCCGTAGGCCGCGCCGGGCTCAATGAGGCGGTCGTCGAAGGGCCGGTTGAAGAAAATAAACTTGCCGCGCACCGCGTCGTCGGGTAAGGCTTTTAGCTCGGCCAGGCTCTTGACCTCAACTACCCCGGCGCGCAGGGGTTTATTGCCGGGCGTGGCGACCGAGCCACCCAGCGCACACACGGCCACCGAGATGCTTTTACCCTTATTACCAATAATTTGTCCTTTTTCCTTAGCGCCGCGCACCCAGTGCGGCACCATACATTCCTGCAAGTAGACTTTGTCGAAGCAGTTGGCTTTTTCCATCGTCAGCTTGCCCCATTGCACGGCCAGCGCGGCCTGGGGCGAGCCCGAGAGGCGGGCGCCGATTTTCTGGCAGAGGTAGCGCAGGTTGTCGTAGCTCTGGCCGCGCAGCAGCGCCTCGTCGTAAATCTTGCGAATGGTGAGAGAATCGGCTTTGGCAGAAGTGGTTTGGGCCTGGGCGGTAGTTACGCTGGCAGCCAGCAGGCCCGCCAGGAGCAGCGAGGAAAATGAACGCATAGGGAAAGCAGCAGAAAAAGCGTGTTTGGCCAAAAGTACCAGGCTAGCGGCTTTTATTCCTACTATTTATTACCCGGGCGCCAAAGGCCGCGCTCGCGCAACATCCGGGCTAGCGGCGTGCCGGGGCGCAACAGGGGCACTACTTCTGCATAAGGAATATAGATTTTCACGCCCCCTACCACCTTGTTAGTCAAGTCACTCTCTTCAAAAGTGAGCAGAATGTTGTTCAACTCCAGCCCTACGTGGCCCGCTACGGCGGGCTGGTCGGCGTCGAGCCAGTCTTCGGGCAGGCTATCCGCGTCGGCCTGAAAATGCCGGATTACCAGCGCGCGAAACTGTGCTTCAGCGCTGGGCCACAGCAGTTGGGCTAACTCTACCGGCGCCCCGGTTGCCAGGTCATAGATGGCATTGCCTGCGCTGTGCCCAAGGTGGGTACCGCCCGAATACCAAGTCTGAAACGTGCTGACCGAGAGCAGGCCATAGTCGTTGAACGTAACGTCGGTGATGCCTTCCGTTTCCTCCTGCACGGGGTTATCGC
The genomic region above belongs to Hymenobacter sp. BRD128 and contains:
- a CDS encoding RagB/SusD family nutrient uptake outer membrane protein, whose amino-acid sequence is MKKTLSAAALLAMLQLANSCKINEDLQGTATSDQAATGNASSLLDGVYNSMRSPFQGATQVFALSEVTTDERLMPTRAGDWDDNGVWRQLHQHTWDANHSQVRDAYANLGGIVFAATDMLQTKFAATATQQAQARFLRAFAMYWTLDLYDQVPYREPGELVSTNAQVRKGSAALDYIIAEVTAALPNLPDAPASRATKDAARCLLMKCYLNRGVYSNRQTPTFAAADMNMVVTLADQIISSGRYTFAKNYFDNFAPDNTNIGTENIFTELNIGGVSSGAQYDLWRFISHYNMNPSGYNGPCALPSFYNKYEASDLRRGQVYSYTNGPANPGQHVNVGYLIGQQYSLLTGAALTDRLGNPLSFTASVNIIETGANLEVTGIRPMKYPPDFTNNGAGTIDNDMVHFRLPDVILMKAEAIMRGATGTTAGSYGSTPLALVNSVRTHPTRAASALASVSLTDIYDERGRELYLELWRRQDMVRFGKFLGPIEQGPTSSDPKYLIFPIPNQQLAVNPNLTQNPGY
- a CDS encoding M20/M25/M40 family metallo-hydrolase → MRSFSSLLLAGLLAASVTTAQAQTTSAKADSLTIRKIYDEALLRGQSYDNLRYLCQKIGARLSGSPQAALAVQWGKLTMEKANCFDKVYLQECMVPHWVRGAKEKGQIIGNKGKSISVAVCALGGSVATPGNKPLRAGVVEVKSLAELKALPDDAVRGKFIFFNRPFDDRLIEPGAAYGGAGDQRRSGPAEAGRRGAVGALVRSLTAARDNNPHTGATNYGDTPTKVPGAALSTQAADQLSQLLAADPKLEFELEMSCLQLPDEKSYNVVGEVRGSKYPEQVITVGGHLDSWDLAQGAHDDGTGVVQSIEALRLLKAAGLRPERTVRAVLFMNEENGTRGGDKYAELAKQNHETHLAAIESDGGGFTPRGFNVEATPAVFQKVAAWKPLLAPYLSGQLTPGHAGTDIEPLTAAVHPVALFGYDCDSQRYFDLHHSVLDTFEQVNRRELELGGASMAALIYLLGKYGL
- the treA gene encoding alpha,alpha-trehalase TreA, yielding MHTKNLWAAALLLLAGPALAQPAAQPTPRRLYPGLFEAVQLGRVYPDGKTFVDMLPTAAPAAVLAAYAKEKGQPGFDLKAFAKRYFYLPTTDTAQYRSNIQAGIRAHLDTLWTVLRRPAQATAPPYSSLLPLPHSYVVPGGRFREVYYWDSYFTMLGLREAGRLTQVRDMVDNFAYLIDKLGFIPNGNRTYYLTRSQPPFFAQMVGLLATGPDSTAVLTRYRPALAREYAYWMAGADQLKPGQADRRAVRLPGGERLNRYWDESDQPREESYREDVEAAKLSKQPPAQFFHNVRAAAASGWDFSTRWFGPAGQLSSIHTTDLVPVDLNCLLLVLEQTLARASRAAGQPAEASQYRQKALARATAIQRYCWDAQAGFFVDYDLPQKKLASIRTLAGVFPLTYGVATPAQARAVASRLQSEFLRPGGVLTTTNASHQQWDAPNGWAPLQYLTVAGLRRYQLPALADTIAHRWTTLNVRVFGRTGRLLEKYNVEDLSRTAGGGEYPLQDGFGWTNGVLLKLLDEQRSREQRRKSL